The sequence below is a genomic window from Bradyrhizobium septentrionale.
GCTGCGACGCATCAAGAACGTTGACCGTGAAATGGCTGGCATTCTGGAAGATCGGCAGCCCCTGCGAAAACATGCCCAGGCTCCACAGCACCAGCGGCGGATTGAGCGACACCGACGCGAAGGAATTGCAGGTAATTCCGTACGGCCGCCCTTCGGCAGACATCGCGGTCACGATCGTCACGCCGGTCGCAAACGTGCCGAGCGCGTTGCGGAAGTCACGGGGGTCGATCGTCGAACTGTCGCTTGCGAACTCACTGGCCGGATCCGGCGGATGTTTGGGTAAGTCAGACATCCGATCGGCCTCAAAGCGTCAGGTTTTCAGACGGAAGCCCGAGGGCCACCCGCCCGTAATTGGTACCCGCCGCATCGAAATTGAAGGCGAGGTGCGAGTTCACCGCATGCGCATCGCGGAATTGGCGCTGCAACGCGCCCGAGGTGAACAGGCTGCGCGCCCCGCTCGCCGCGAACAGAAGAGACACCGCTTCGGTGCACAGATTGACCGCAAACGCGCCGTCACGTCGGAGCTTCGTCTTCGCGGCAATGCTCGGGATGTCGCCACGCCGAACTTCCGCTAACACTTCAACACTGTTCGTGCGCATGATCAGACGCGCGGCATCTATCTTCGCCGACGCCTCAGCGATCTTGATCTGTGTGCTCTGCAGGTCCCCGATCTTGGCCCGGTTGTATGTCGATGCGCGGT
It includes:
- a CDS encoding flavin reductase family protein translates to MSDLPKHPPDPASEFASDSSTIDPRDFRNALGTFATGVTIVTAMSAEGRPYGITCNSFASVSLNPPLVLWSLGMFSQGLPIFQNASHFTVNVLDASQRALALQFARSSGDKFAGVSWTPGLGQAPVLADVVANFQCRAANRYYGGDHVIFLGAVEAYAYNRNNPLLFARGGFGRFQPDDGDRTS